A genomic segment from Actinoplanes sichuanensis encodes:
- a CDS encoding aldehyde dehydrogenase family protein gives MTSVFRDEHWIGGAYVPAASAERIGVENPYTEEVFGHVPAGTAEDVDLAVSAARAAFDGWAFGLTPAERGAALTRLHRALAARADEIARIVGLELGTPLKIAKAVQAGLPLTVLAGYAELANQPALEETIGNSLVVHEPIGVVGAITPWNYPLHQVVAKVGAALAAGCTVVLKPSELTPLTAYLLADAFAEADLPPGVFNLVTGTGPAVGSAIAGHPGIDMVSFTGSTRTGAAISHAAADRIAKVSLELGGKSANVILDDADVVKAVKVGVGNAFLNSGQTCTAWTRMLVHRSHYDEAVELAAKTAAGYTVGDPFDPATRLGPLASAAQKERVRGFIERATARLVAGGLDAPVPGQGHFVAPTVFADVDPDSEIAQEEIFGPVLSIIPFGDDDEAVAIANNSKYGLAGAVWGSDARAVAVARRLRTGAVDVNGGSFNPFAPFGGYKQSGIGRELGAYGLTEFQQVKAIQR, from the coding sequence ATGACGTCGGTCTTCCGTGATGAGCACTGGATCGGCGGCGCCTACGTGCCGGCCGCCTCCGCAGAGCGCATCGGAGTCGAGAACCCGTACACCGAGGAGGTGTTCGGGCATGTGCCGGCCGGCACGGCCGAGGATGTCGACCTCGCCGTCTCCGCCGCCCGCGCCGCCTTCGACGGTTGGGCATTCGGCCTGACGCCCGCCGAGCGCGGCGCGGCCCTGACCCGGCTGCATCGGGCGCTGGCCGCGCGCGCCGACGAGATCGCCCGGATCGTCGGCCTCGAACTGGGCACCCCGCTCAAGATCGCCAAGGCGGTCCAGGCCGGCCTTCCCCTGACGGTCCTCGCCGGGTACGCGGAACTCGCGAACCAGCCGGCCCTGGAGGAGACGATCGGCAACTCGCTGGTCGTCCACGAACCGATCGGTGTGGTCGGCGCGATCACCCCGTGGAACTATCCGCTGCATCAGGTCGTCGCCAAGGTCGGCGCGGCCCTGGCGGCCGGCTGCACGGTGGTCCTCAAGCCGAGCGAGCTGACCCCGCTCACCGCGTACCTGCTGGCCGACGCGTTCGCCGAAGCCGACCTGCCGCCAGGCGTGTTCAATCTGGTCACCGGCACCGGCCCGGCCGTCGGCTCGGCCATCGCCGGGCACCCCGGCATCGACATGGTGTCGTTCACCGGCTCCACCCGGACCGGTGCGGCGATCAGCCACGCCGCCGCCGACCGGATCGCCAAGGTGTCGCTCGAACTCGGCGGCAAATCCGCCAACGTCATCCTCGACGACGCCGACGTGGTCAAAGCGGTCAAGGTCGGCGTCGGCAACGCGTTCCTCAACAGCGGCCAGACGTGTACGGCGTGGACCCGCATGCTCGTGCACCGCAGCCACTACGACGAGGCGGTCGAACTGGCCGCCAAGACCGCCGCCGGATACACCGTGGGCGACCCGTTCGACCCGGCCACCCGCCTCGGACCGCTCGCCTCGGCGGCCCAGAAGGAACGCGTCCGCGGCTTCATCGAGCGCGCCACGGCCAGGCTCGTCGCCGGTGGCCTCGACGCTCCCGTTCCCGGCCAGGGGCACTTCGTCGCACCGACCGTCTTCGCCGACGTCGATCCGGACAGTGAAATCGCCCAGGAGGAGATCTTCGGGCCGGTGCTGTCGATCATCCCGTTCGGCGACGACGACGAGGCGGTGGCGATCGCCAACAACTCGAAGTACGGGCTGGCCGGCGCCGTCTGGGGATCCGACGCGCGGGCGGTAGCGGTGGCCCGTCGGCTGCGCACCGGCGCGGTCGACGTCAACGGGGGCTCGTTCAACCCGTTCGCGCCGTTCGGCGGCTACAAGCAGTCAGGTATCGGTCGTGAGCTGGGCGCCTACGGGCTGACCGAGTTCCAGCAGGTGAAGGCGATTCAGCGATGA
- a CDS encoding alcohol dehydrogenase catalytic domain-containing protein, which translates to MTAYMTGLVVRDAGAPAELAELRLPEIGPGQVRVRVRAAGVCHSDLSMVNGTLRPPHPLILGHEAAGEVVEVGEHVTRAAVGDHVVLNWQPACRNCWYCEHGEPWLCSTSHGVAALSNGITLDDAPVHVTLGVGAFAEQVVVPENAVIPVPSELGFDLAALLGCAVLTGTGAVRNTARVAPGESVVVIGLGGVGLSVVTAARAAGAAQVIAVDVTEAKKGLAEAAGATDFVVSSDNLSKDIRGRTERRGADHAIECVGRASTIRAAWRATRSGGQVTVVGMGAADDMVQLSALDIFSSARTLRASVYGQADTDLEIPALARDVLDGKFTLDHLITDRITLADVPAAFDRMSRGEGARSVAIL; encoded by the coding sequence ATGACCGCTTACATGACCGGCCTGGTCGTCCGGGACGCCGGCGCTCCCGCCGAACTCGCCGAACTCCGGCTGCCCGAGATCGGTCCCGGCCAGGTCCGGGTGCGGGTGCGGGCCGCCGGGGTCTGCCACTCCGATCTGTCCATGGTGAACGGCACGCTGCGTCCGCCGCACCCGCTGATCCTCGGGCACGAGGCGGCCGGTGAGGTGGTCGAGGTCGGCGAGCACGTCACCCGGGCCGCCGTCGGTGACCACGTGGTGCTGAACTGGCAGCCGGCCTGCCGCAACTGCTGGTACTGCGAACACGGCGAACCGTGGCTGTGCAGCACCTCGCACGGTGTGGCGGCACTGTCCAACGGCATCACCCTCGACGACGCACCGGTCCACGTGACACTCGGCGTGGGGGCGTTCGCCGAACAGGTCGTGGTGCCGGAGAACGCGGTCATCCCCGTACCGTCCGAACTCGGGTTCGATCTCGCCGCGCTGCTCGGGTGTGCGGTTCTGACCGGGACCGGTGCGGTGCGCAACACCGCCCGTGTCGCGCCCGGCGAATCGGTCGTGGTGATCGGGCTCGGTGGAGTCGGGCTGTCGGTCGTCACCGCGGCCCGGGCCGCCGGTGCGGCGCAGGTCATCGCGGTGGACGTCACCGAAGCCAAGAAGGGGCTCGCCGAAGCGGCCGGAGCCACCGACTTCGTGGTCTCGTCGGACAACCTGTCCAAGGACATCCGGGGCCGCACCGAGCGGCGCGGCGCCGACCACGCGATCGAATGTGTCGGGCGAGCCTCGACAATCCGGGCCGCGTGGCGGGCCACGAGGTCCGGCGGCCAGGTCACCGTGGTCGGCATGGGCGCGGCCGACGACATGGTCCAGTTGAGTGCGCTGGACATCTTCTCGTCGGCGCGAACCCTGCGGGCCTCGGTCTACGGGCAGGCCGACACCGACCTGGAGATCCCGGCCCTGGCCCGCGACGTGCTCGACGGCAAATTCACGCTCGACCACCTGATCACCGATCGCATCACGCTGGCCGACGTGCCGGCCGCCTTCGACCGGATGTCCCGAGGCGAGGGCGCCCGCTCGGTGGCCATCCTCTGA
- a CDS encoding DUF6886 family protein yields MRPEPGQVLHFSEDPTITRFVPHVAATAQQPEAYVWALDHDRAPDYWFPRQCPRALAWVRPGVTTDHDRDRIIGAGCGERVHAIEYAWWEALRTTRLYVYRLPAGPFRPFGEPESHAHVATEPVEPLGPPEPVGDLIECHAAAGIQLRLLDNLWPFWDRVTASTVAFSGIRLGNAAPRPAAGHSPMP; encoded by the coding sequence ATGCGTCCGGAACCGGGTCAGGTGCTGCACTTCTCCGAGGATCCGACGATCACGCGGTTCGTGCCGCACGTCGCGGCCACCGCGCAACAGCCGGAGGCCTACGTCTGGGCGCTCGATCATGATCGGGCGCCCGACTACTGGTTCCCGCGGCAGTGCCCGCGCGCCCTCGCCTGGGTGCGGCCCGGCGTCACCACCGATCACGACCGGGACCGGATCATCGGGGCGGGCTGCGGCGAACGCGTCCACGCGATCGAATACGCCTGGTGGGAGGCGCTGCGCACCACGAGGCTGTACGTGTACCGGCTCCCCGCCGGGCCGTTCCGCCCGTTCGGGGAGCCGGAGTCGCACGCGCACGTGGCCACCGAACCGGTCGAGCCGCTCGGCCCACCGGAACCGGTCGGCGACCTGATCGAATGCCACGCCGCCGCCGGAATCCAGCTGCGTCTGCTCGACAACCTGTGGCCGTTCTGGGACCGGGTCACCGCCAGCACGGTCGCCTTCAGCGGCATCCGCCTCGGGAACGCGGCACCCCGCCCCGCGGCGGGCCACTCTCCGATGCCCTGA
- a CDS encoding TetR/AcrR family transcriptional regulator produces the protein MTNPPTRVDGRTARSERTRNAIIDAHLQLIGEGDMRPTADRVAKLAGVSLRALWSHFADMEALMAASGQRVLEQRDASYRPIPADLPLADRIEAFCHQRARLLEEIGPAARASALKEPFSAGLQRYRKLHTSRVRDELTSTFPAEIGSDEELLNALTAASLWPTWATWRDAMGLPVESARAALARMVTALINPAGASATR, from the coding sequence TACCGCGCGGTCCGAGCGGACCCGCAACGCGATCATCGACGCGCATCTCCAGCTGATCGGCGAGGGGGACATGCGCCCCACCGCCGATCGGGTGGCCAAGCTGGCCGGGGTGTCACTGCGCGCCCTGTGGAGCCACTTCGCCGACATGGAAGCGCTGATGGCGGCCAGTGGCCAGCGTGTCCTGGAGCAGCGCGACGCGTCGTACCGGCCGATTCCGGCGGATCTTCCGCTGGCCGACCGGATCGAGGCGTTCTGCCATCAACGGGCCCGCCTGCTGGAGGAGATCGGGCCCGCGGCGCGGGCCTCCGCGCTGAAGGAACCGTTCTCGGCCGGGTTGCAGCGTTACCGCAAACTGCACACCTCTCGGGTACGCGATGAGTTGACCTCCACCTTCCCGGCCGAGATCGGCAGTGACGAGGAGTTGCTCAACGCGCTGACCGCGGCGAGCCTGTGGCCGACGTGGGCTACCTGGCGTGACGCGATGGGCCTGCCGGTGGAGAGCGCCCGCGCGGCACTCGCCCGGATGGTGACCGCCCTGATCAACCCGGCCGGCGCCTCAGCCACCCGCTGA